The window ATCCAGCCCCCGCAACCAATTACTGATTAAATCAGTAAAGTAACAAAAAATCTGCAGTATAAAGTCGTAAAAATTCAGTCGCGGGATGGAGCAGCATGGTAGCTCGTCGGGCTCATAACCCGAAGGTCGTTGGTTCAAATCCAGCTCCCGCAACCAATTTTTTACCTCTTCAGTCGCGGGGTGGAGCAGCATGGTAGCTCGTCGGGCTCATAACCCGAAGGTCGTTGGTTCAAATCCAGCCCCCGCAACCAATTCTTTTGAGTCCCCTTTCTGGTCCCCCATCACCTTTTTAATATCACTATAAAAATTCTATTTTTAATCATAACTGAAAAATAAAAAAGGCGATCCACATACGTTTATCACCTTTCTTAATCTTTTTAAATTAACTAGTTGCGGATCGCTAATGCACCACCGTTACGGAAATAAGCTTTTACTCCTTCAAAAATGGATTCTGCCATTTGCTGTTGGAATTTTGCTGTTTTTAATTTCTTCTCTTCTTCCAAATTACTAATAAAAGCGGTTTCGACTAGAATCGATGGGATCTCAGGTGCTTTAAGTACCGCGAAACCGGCTTGGTCAACTCTGTTTTTATGCAGTTTGTTAACTTTCCCCATCCGTTTTAGTACTTCATCACCGAATTTCAAGCTGTCATTAATTGTCGCAGTTTGCACGAGATCAAACATCGTATGGTCAAGATACACATCACCACTTTTACTCACTCCGCCCACTAAGTCCGCTTCGTTTTGTGTTTGTGCAAGGTAACGAGCCGTATTACTGGTCGCGCCTTTCGTCGATAGTGCAAAAACAGAAGAGCCTCGGGCTGAACGATTAGTAAATGCATCCGCATGAATTGAAACGAATAAATCTGCCTGCATTTTACGCGCTTTCGCCACTCGGACTTTTAATGGAATAAAGACATCTTCATTGCGTGTCATATAGGAGCGCATTTTAGGATCTTTATCTATCAGTGCTTTTAGCCGACGTGCGATCTGTAAAACCACATCTTTTTCGCGCGTTTTATATTTGCCGATCGCACCGGGGTCTTCGCCACCATGTCCTGGGTCGATCATAATAATAATTGGGCGATCCGTCCCTGCTTTACCTGGTTTCTTCGCTTGAGCAGGCATGCTCTCCTCAAGATCACCTTTATTATAATCCTCAAGTAATGCCAATAGAGGATCATCATTGGTGTCAACGCCTTTACCTGGATAAAAATCAAGAACTAAGCGATGCTTAAATTCCGCAACAGGGGCCATCGAGAAGAATTGAGGACTGACTTTATTTTTAACTTCAAATACCAAGCGAACCGTTTTCGGATCAAATTGCCCAACTCTAACTAGTTTAAGGTAGGGATCACGTGTTTGAATTTGAGTTCCCATATCCTTCAATACATTATTTAACTGCACCCCTTCAAGATCGACCACAATACGCTCAGGGTTATTAAGCACAAACTGACGGTACTTCAATGGAGTACTAGATTCCAATGTAACTCGTGTATAGCTCGATGCTGGCCAAATGCGCACAGCCACCACGCTGCTACTCGCAGAAAAACCGAATGGGCTAATGCTCAGTAACATAACTGCTGCTGCGCCTTGAATAAAACGACGCTTCGATGGGTTGTGATCTTGGTGACTCATCAATAATTCCGAACCTAGAACTGAGAAATAAAGTGATTTTAGGATAAATGCTAATAGTTAGCCTTGAAATACGCACTCTAACTAATCATTTGCACTCTGTCATTAAGAATATATCAAAGCATCTATAGAGTTACAGACATGAGTATAACCTAATCATACTGAGAGAAAATATTTGTGAGTGACTTTCTGTGTCAATTTTATGCAATTTAGTTTTCATAGAGTATATCGAGTTAAATTTAGAGATATGTAAATGTAAAAAATAAAAATGTTACTTTTTTTATCCCATCTTTTACTTGATATTTACCGACAAAAAGAATAAAAATACATTATTAACGAATAAAAATTCAATTAAGAGGGTTGTTATGAAAGAGCGCAGCACCGAGTTGGTTGATGAGTTTCGCCATTCGGTTCCTTATATAAACGCCCACCGCGGCAAAACATTTATTATTATGCTTGGTGGTGAAGCGATTGCGCATGAAAATTTTCCTAGCATTGTCAATGACATAGGATTATTGCATAGTTTAGGCATCAGAATTGTTGTCGTTTATGGCGCTAGGCCTCAAATTGAGGACATTTTAGCAGAGCATAAATATGATGCGGTTTATCATAAACATACTCGCGTCACCGATGCGAATACTCTTGAATATGTAAAGCAAGCTTCTGGCGCTTTACAATTAGATATCACGGCTCGGTTATCTATGAGCTTAGGTAATACCCCGCTTCAAGGCGCACACATTAATGTGGTTAGTGGCAATTTCGTTATTGCCCAACCTCTGGGCGTTGACGATGGTATTGATTATTGCCACAGTGGAAGGATCCGTCGTATTAATGAAGAAGCCATTAATAATCAATTAGATAATGGTTCTATTGTACTAATTGGGCCGGTTGCCGTCTCAGTCACAGGGGAAAGTTTTAATCTGACCTCTGAAGAAATTGCCACTCAATTAGCAGTAAAAATGAAAGCGGAAAAACTGATCGGTTTTTGCTCCTCACAAGGTGTAGCAGACAAAGAAGGCAATATTTTGTCTGAATTATTCCCAAATGAAGCAGAAAACCGCATCCAAGAACTTGAATCTGAAGGTGATTACTATTCAGGAACTGTGCGCTTTTTACGCGGAGCCGCAAAAGCTTGCCGCCGAGGCGTCCGCCGTAGCCACCTATTGAGCTACCAAGAAAATGGCTCGTTAATTCAAGAGTTATTCTCTCGTGATGGTATTGGTACCCAAATCGTCATGGAAAGTGCGGAACAAATCCGCCGTGCAAACATTAATGATATTGGTGGAATATTAGAGCTTATTCGCCCATTAGAACAACAAGGTATTTTAGTTAGACGTTCACGTGAGCAATTAGAAATGGAAATTGATAAATTTACCATTATTGAACGTGATAACTTAGTCATCGCTTGTGCAGCGCTTTACCCTTACCCAGAAGAAAAACTAGGTGAAATGGCTTGTGTCGCTGTTCATCCTGATTACCGAAGTTCATCTAGAGGAGAGGAGTTACTGCACCGTGTTGCTGTACAAGCAAAACAATTTGGTTTAGATAAACTATTTGTCCTGACAACTCGTAGTATCCATTGGTTTCAAGAGCGTGGTTTTACCCCCGCGGAGATTGAGATGTTACCAATGAAAAAGCAGGCTTTATATAACTACCAGCGTCGCTCTAAGATATTGATTTTAGACCTAAAAAACCAAGCTGATAAGTGAATATTAGAGTCTTAAGCATAATTACTGTTTCGTCACTGACTTTAGCCCCAAACTATACAAGGATGCATAGTTTGGGTCGTAGCTTTAAAACTACGGAATAGCCGTTAAGCTATCTGAATAACTCTAGCTTTCTCACACAAAGGAATGGAATCTAAATGTGGTTGGATTGCCGCTTTCATCTCAGCGAAAGATGTACCATAAAAATAGAATGCGGTTTCTGTCGGGCCATCCCAAACGCCATGAATGCTTCCAATATCTTCCACAGCATCATCTAGAATATCGAACACTTCACTGATATCCCCGTTTTCATAAACGTCATCCGCGAGTTCTGTCCCGTTGAAATAAATAGCCATACCTTCATCTGAACCAAAATCGATTCGAACATCTTCCCCATGAATAAATAAACGAGAGCCTTTTGGAGCTAACATTGAAGAAAAAAGTTGAATAATTAAACTGATATTTTCGTCACTCGCCTCTTCAAGTGCTATTTCTATATCACATTCCTGCGCTTCACCATTATCACCTAATAATGTCCCACCACCTGTGACATGGATATTTTTATCCATGCTTTTCATGACTTCATTAAATGCATCGTCTAAGTCACCACGCCTAATAGGCTCAAGCCTTGCATTTAATGTTACTGTAATTGCCGTCATTTCTTGCTGGTTATCCATCTCATTACCTTTACTTTAGGGTGAATTATTCACGTAACTTACAAATAAGTTAGTTACATTAATTGGGTCGCTAAACCGCTCCGTCGCTTAGTTGGCGTTTCAACGGCTCGACGTAATACTTTTGGGCTACCGTAAAGAGATAGCTCTTTTTTAGCTCGAGTTATCGCTGTATACACAAGCTCACGTGTCATCACTGGAGAATATACATTTGGTAAAACCAATGCGGTATGAGCAAACTCCGAACCTTGTGATTTATGAACGGTCATTGCATAAGCTGTTTCATGCTGTGGAAGCCGGTTAGGTTGTACTCCACGAATAGACCCATCTGGAAATTGGAAATAGGCTCTCAGTGCATTTTCTTCATCTGGTAAAATGATGCCTATATCCCCATTAAAAAGTCCTAATGGGCTATCATTACGACTAATCATAATTGGTCGGCCTGCATAGTGTTTATTCAATAAATTATATGGGCGGTTTATTATCCCTTGCCTATGAAATAATTTTTCTAATTTATCGTTAAGGCCAATAACGCCAAAAGGCCCTTCCCGCAGAGCCGTTAGTAACCGATATTGGTTAAATTTTTTCAGAACTTGCTCAGGATCTTCTTTATCTTTAACCGCAAGTAGATATTCCTTATAATTTTCAGCGGCATCTAATAAAATTTTCGCGTAATCATCCGCTGTTTCTTGAATATAACTATGCACATCTGGACGTTGTTGATTTAGTAATTGTTGAACTCGAGAAACATTCCCTTCATTTACAGCAAAAGCGAGTTGGCCAATCCCTGAGTCTGCAGAAAAACGGTAGCTTTTACGCAATAAACATAGGTTATCACGAATAATTGGGCCGTTTGGTGATGCATAAGCTGCAACTGAATATCCTGTTAGCGCCGAAAGTTGAGATGCCCTTTCCACACTATAACCGTTATCAGCAAACTGACAAATATCCCCTAACACAGCACCCGCTTCGACAGAAGCAAGTTGATCTTTATCACCTAGAAATATTAATTTTGCATTTTCAGGCAGTGACTCAAGTAATTTACTCATCATGGGTAAATCTACCATTGAGGCTTCATCAACAATGAGTACATCAAGAGATAAACGGTTGTCTCGGTTATAACGAAACTGCTGACTTTCAGGTTGAGCCCCTAATAAACGGTGTAATGTTTTTGCATGATTAGGCAAAACAGCGCGTTCTTCATCGGTTAAAGGCATCTTTTTCATCGCTTCACCAAGAGATTCCGTCAACCTAGCTGCCGCCTTACCAGTTGGAGCAGCCAGCTCTATTCTAATTTTGTGGTGAAGTTTGGTTTCAAGCTTAATTAATGCGGCAAGGATACGTGCAACCGTTGTTGTTTTTCCCGTCCCTGGCCCCCCTGATATGATTGACACCTTGCTGGTTACGGCAACTGCTGCTGCAATTTTTTGCCAATCAATATCATCAGTAGTAGGAAATAAATTATCTAGTACTTCCTTGATTTGGGCATTATTTTGCTTTTCTATTGATGTGTTAGAGAAAAACTTTGCAACATATTGCTCATATTGCCACATCCGTTGAAAATATAAGTATTCCCCTGAAAGTATTAAAGGCGAGATCTGGTTTTCTGTTGATAGCGACACTGCATTTGCTTGTTTGAGCGTTTGATAAAGTACTTGTTCGCTCGGCTCTCCCATTTTTTGCCAAAATTCAGCGGCTAATTCAGGATGCCTTCCTGCAAATAACTTTTCAGGTATAACATCTGCCAATGCTAAGCAAACGTGCCCAGCCATAGTTTCTGCGCTAAGAAGTGCGGCAATCATAAGCACTATCGGGTGCTTATCATCAGAAATACTGTAAGCAAATTGCACATCAAGAGGTGTAAAGATACGTAGCTCAATAGCCTGATTAAATAGGGATTTCATTAAGCGGGTTCCCCTTGTTGAACATTTTTAAATAAGCTATCTAACGCTTCAATAAACGCTTCTATAGGGCGATAAAAGAAAATACCGTTACTGGAGTTAACATCATCTACCCCCCTTAGAAATAAATAATAGACACCCCCAAAATGGGTTTCATAATCATAATTAGGCATTCTTTGCTTTAGGTAACGATGTAACGCCAACGAATATAGTTGATACTGCAAATCATAGCGGTGGTCTATCATCGCTTCAGCCATCGCTTCTTGAGTATAAAAGCTAGCGTCTTCCCCTAGATAATTTGACTTATAATCAAGGAGGTAAAATTTACCTTTCCAGTAAAAGGTGAGGTCAATAAACCCTTTTAAAATTCCCTGAACCTTCTCAAAACTTAGTGGAGGACAACGTTGTGATAATGGATCATATTGATGTGTTATTTTATCTAAATGGCCTGCACTCAACATTGACTCAATAGGCAGATAAAACTGCATCTCATCTAATTGGTCTTGAGGCCGTAAAGCAGATAAACATAACCCGTCTTCTGATAGTGGTGCATGTACAATTGCGTGTAGCCATTCTTGCAGCATTGGTGCCCACTGTAAGTCGAACCCTGAGGATTCAAGTTTTTCAGCCAACCATTCTTGAGAAACTGGTTCACTAAAATCAATCTCTTCCATTAAGCTATGTAAAAATGTTCCTGGTGACGCACCTTTAGGAAATTGATGAGGAGTTAGGGTCAAAGACTCGTCTTCCTGCTGCTCTACATCAACACTAGCCTCAATATCCATATTCGGGGATAATGAATTCGCAAATTGCAATGCTGAAACTGATTCTTCTGCTTCAGTATGGCTTGAACCGTAACTTAACCCCGAATAGCTAGTAACACGCCAGTGGTCATTAAAATGACGAGTCACTGCTCTTGCGGATAAGTTTACACGATCATTTTGTTCTAATAATACGCGTTCCGACTTAGGTTGATTAATCACTGCAACATCAATAACGTCATTGCTAATTTCAGCCAACATCTCGTTTAAGAGTTGGTAATCACCAGCTTGCCCTTTTTGGATAACGTAACCCAATGCAGATAAGTGTAAATCGGTTTCACCACTTTTTTTCCTGTTACCTTTAATTAATGGTGCAATACCGACACTACAGTGATAAATAGCCCTTGTGAGTGCCACATATAATAAACGTAGGTCTTCTGCCAAGCGTTCTTCGTCAGCTAAAGCGACATTTTCTTCGCTATCATTTAAATCTAGCCGTACCCCATAATCTGTTCTGTCGTGATATAAGCCTTTAGATTGAGGTAAAAAATTGCTCGCAAAAGGCAGCCATACAATTTTGTATTCAAGGCCTTTAGATTTATGTATGGTACTGATCTGCACCAAATGTTTATCACTTTCAAGACGCATTTGCTGTGCGTCAGATTGATGATCAGGATGGGCTATTTGTTGCGCTAACCAACGGATTAGTGTGTGCTCACCTTCAAGTTGTAATGACATTTCTTGCAGTAATTCACCAATATGCATCACATCCATCAAGCGACGCTCTCCGTTGGTGCCTGATAATAATGTTTCTGCAATTTGCCTCTGCGCCATGACCATTCTAAGCATGGGGAGCACGCCTCGTTTTTGCCACACCACGGCATAACGAGCAAATTCATCTACAATTTTTTCCCACGACCTTTCATCATGGTTTAGGTCATCAATTTGTTTAGCGGTTAAACCCAATATTCCTGTCGCCAATGCACTGCGCAAAACACGTTCTTTTTCAGGTGTTAAAACTGCCTGTAGTAACCACAATAAATCCCTAGCTTCTGACGTTGAAAATACACTCTCCCGATTAGATTGAAACACCGAAGGGATATTTAACCGATTTAAAGCATCACGAATTAATACGGCTTCGCGCCGACTGCGCACCAACACAGTAATATCCGAAGCTTCGACAGGAGTATGCGTTCCTTTATTGTCAAAATAGCTACTACCTTGCAAGCCACCTTGCAAGTATTGTGCGATTTGTACTGCACATTGTGAAGCTGTTGCTTGCTCATATTCAGCAACGGAGACACCTTCTTCTTCCATTTTCCAAAATGTAAGCGCGTTGACTTCTTCACCATTATGGATAAGTTTTCTACCGCTATTTTGCTTAGCGAAATTAACGGGTTGAAAAGGAATTTGTTCAAAAATAAAAGGTGACTGACAATGGCTAAATAGATGATTAATAGCTTCAACCATATTTTGTGATGAGCGATAATTAGTCTCTAATGTATAGTGAGCGCTAACTTCATTTTTTGCTTCAATGTAAGTGAAAATGTCAGCGCCTCGAAAAGCATAAATAGCTTGTTTAGGGTCGCCAATAAAAAGTAATGCGCTGTCATTAACTTCTCGATAAATTCTTTGGAAAATACGATACTGCTGTGCATCCGTGTCTTGAAATTCATCTATCATCGCAACGGGAAAACGTTGGCTGATAGCTTGAGCTAAAAACTTTCCACTCTCTTGAGCAAGAGCACTATCTAAACGGGTCAATAAATCATCAAATCCCATTTCACCACGGTTATGTTTTTCAAAACTAATCGCTGACCTCACCTCTGAAATTGCCAGTGGAATAATTAGATCTTTTAGGGTTAATGATTGAGAAAGTAGCTCATCTATTCTTTGGAAAACAACATGCTCTGGCCCTGAGCCACTTTTTGATTTTTTATGTAGTACCGTTTGTGAGAAGCGTTCAAGATCTTTAGGCAGCAGATAATCTTCTGTTTCTTCTTGAGCCCATTCGCCAATTTTTATCAACCATGCGGGTAGAAAACGAGTACTATAACTTCGTTTATCAACATCTGACTCAGCGATGAGCTTCTCAAAATCCGCTGAATTTTCTAACCATGCCGTTTTAACTGACTCAATTAACAAGATTAGCCGCTGATGCCGTTCTTCTAGAGTTTCTACTTGTTTCGGTTGGTTAATAATTAAAGGAATATCACCCTGTAAGAAAGGTTTAATCTCCGAAAGCAATGCTTCGGGACTATTCCACAGTGACTGAATAACTTTTGTCATGGAGTAATTCAGAGGATAAAAATGACGGCGCCAAAAGTCTGCACAGGCTTGTTTTTGAATCGGAGATTCATCTTGAATCATTGTTTGTTCGAACAATACTCCCGACTCAAATGCATTATGAACTAGCATTCTTTGGCAAAAACCATGGATAGTATATATCGCGGCTTCATCCATTTGCCTTTCCGCTGCCTGTAACCATTGCGCAGCGAATTTTCTTTGGGACTCCCCCGAAAGCTCGGCTAATAATTCAAGGTACTCAGGCTGCGACTCGAAACCAACACCATTTCTTAAGCAAACTAAGCGCATGTCATGAATACGTTGACGAATACGTCCCCGTAACTCATTCGTCGCAGCCTCAGTAAATGTCACAACTAAAATCTCTTCAACACTTAACGGCCTAGGAAACGCATTAACGCCTCCCAAACCTAGTAAAAGCCGCAGATAAAGTATACCAATTGTGTATGTTTTACCCGTTCCTGCAGATGCTTCAATTAACCGCTGTCCACACAGAGGCAATGAAAAAACATTCAGTAATTGGGACTCTACCTGCACTTTATTCACTCAGCATCTTCCTTTATTGGTAAAATCTTTTGCAACTGAGAAGCTGTCGAGTAAAGCACCCAATCTTTCAGATGAGCATACCCCACCTTAGTATCAACTCCTTGGCCTATAACTTGGGAGCTAACTGCTAATCCTTTGTGCTTTATAACCGCATTTTCATAATACTCGATGACTTGTTCTTTCGTTGCGGTCCCTAAAGTTGCAATAACTTTTTCACGTGTATCAAAACTGAAAATATTTCTAGAAAAATCAGATGAGTAACGGCCTACTTCCTCATAGAATGTTTGAGGTGGTTGGTTCATCTCTGTGATAATAGATTGTTTATATTGATTAAACTCATCTATCGGTAGTTTTTTCAGTTTCTCTAATGCTTGAAGATAAAATTGTTGGTAACGAGTATTTAAGTAACTCGGGGTTTTAGCATTACTTTGAATTAAAAAGCCCATTCCCCACTGATCCCCCAGCCCTGCTTTAAAAGCAAATACTGCGTAACCAAGTTGCTCATTGGTTCTTAATTGGTCATAAAACCAAGGCTGAATCACTTTAGAAAGAATACCTGATAATACTGCACCATCAATGCGGCTATAACCGTCTGGGATAAAGATTTCAGCAAGTGCGTTATCTGAGCTATTCCCCTGTTTGTGGAAATCTGCTAGGTAATTTTTGTCAATAACGACAATGTCACCACGCCACCAATTGGTACCTTCGCTCTTTAATAATTGCTGTGCATCTTTAATAGTTTTAATGCTTTGCGATTCAGTCATATTACCAAAGACCAGCGCTTGTAATGCGGCACTTTTAACTACCATTTCACGGTAGTTAGTGATGTCCTGCAATGAAATTTTATCTAGCTCGGCTAAACGCTGTTCTTGCTCAAAATAAGGCACACTATTAATACGCTGAAGCGGTTGCATGGCCAGCTCATAAGCTTTCGCATTATTAGCAACTTCAATTTGCTCTTTATACCAAGACTTCGCTTGAGCTAACTCTTGTTCCGTTGGCTCAAAATTCAGGTATAGCTTTGTCATGGATAAAAAGAGTTCAGGTAAATGTTGGGTGTAACCACTAGCATTTAATTGCAGACCGATTCCC is drawn from Providencia huaxiensis and contains these coding sequences:
- the amiC gene encoding N-acetylmuramoyl-L-alanine amidase AmiC, which translates into the protein MSHQDHNPSKRRFIQGAAAVMLLSISPFGFSASSSVVAVRIWPASSYTRVTLESSTPLKYRQFVLNNPERIVVDLEGVQLNNVLKDMGTQIQTRDPYLKLVRVGQFDPKTVRLVFEVKNKVSPQFFSMAPVAEFKHRLVLDFYPGKGVDTNDDPLLALLEDYNKGDLEESMPAQAKKPGKAGTDRPIIIMIDPGHGGEDPGAIGKYKTREKDVVLQIARRLKALIDKDPKMRSYMTRNEDVFIPLKVRVAKARKMQADLFVSIHADAFTNRSARGSSVFALSTKGATSNTARYLAQTQNEADLVGGVSKSGDVYLDHTMFDLVQTATINDSLKFGDEVLKRMGKVNKLHKNRVDQAGFAVLKAPEIPSILVETAFISNLEEEKKLKTAKFQQQMAESIFEGVKAYFRNGGALAIRN
- the recD gene encoding exodeoxyribonuclease V subunit alpha, producing MKSLFNQAIELRIFTPLDVQFAYSISDDKHPIVLMIAALLSAETMAGHVCLALADVIPEKLFAGRHPELAAEFWQKMGEPSEQVLYQTLKQANAVSLSTENQISPLILSGEYLYFQRMWQYEQYVAKFFSNTSIEKQNNAQIKEVLDNLFPTTDDIDWQKIAAAVAVTSKVSIISGGPGTGKTTTVARILAALIKLETKLHHKIRIELAAPTGKAAARLTESLGEAMKKMPLTDEERAVLPNHAKTLHRLLGAQPESQQFRYNRDNRLSLDVLIVDEASMVDLPMMSKLLESLPENAKLIFLGDKDQLASVEAGAVLGDICQFADNGYSVERASQLSALTGYSVAAYASPNGPIIRDNLCLLRKSYRFSADSGIGQLAFAVNEGNVSRVQQLLNQQRPDVHSYIQETADDYAKILLDAAENYKEYLLAVKDKEDPEQVLKKFNQYRLLTALREGPFGVIGLNDKLEKLFHRQGIINRPYNLLNKHYAGRPIMISRNDSPLGLFNGDIGIILPDEENALRAYFQFPDGSIRGVQPNRLPQHETAYAMTVHKSQGSEFAHTALVLPNVYSPVMTRELVYTAITRAKKELSLYGSPKVLRRAVETPTKRRSGLATQLM
- the recB gene encoding exodeoxyribonuclease V subunit beta — translated: MNKVQVESQLLNVFSLPLCGQRLIEASAGTGKTYTIGILYLRLLLGLGGVNAFPRPLSVEEILVVTFTEAATNELRGRIRQRIHDMRLVCLRNGVGFESQPEYLELLAELSGESQRKFAAQWLQAAERQMDEAAIYTIHGFCQRMLVHNAFESGVLFEQTMIQDESPIQKQACADFWRRHFYPLNYSMTKVIQSLWNSPEALLSEIKPFLQGDIPLIINQPKQVETLEERHQRLILLIESVKTAWLENSADFEKLIAESDVDKRSYSTRFLPAWLIKIGEWAQEETEDYLLPKDLERFSQTVLHKKSKSGSGPEHVVFQRIDELLSQSLTLKDLIIPLAISEVRSAISFEKHNRGEMGFDDLLTRLDSALAQESGKFLAQAISQRFPVAMIDEFQDTDAQQYRIFQRIYREVNDSALLFIGDPKQAIYAFRGADIFTYIEAKNEVSAHYTLETNYRSSQNMVEAINHLFSHCQSPFIFEQIPFQPVNFAKQNSGRKLIHNGEEVNALTFWKMEEEGVSVAEYEQATASQCAVQIAQYLQGGLQGSSYFDNKGTHTPVEASDITVLVRSRREAVLIRDALNRLNIPSVFQSNRESVFSTSEARDLLWLLQAVLTPEKERVLRSALATGILGLTAKQIDDLNHDERSWEKIVDEFARYAVVWQKRGVLPMLRMVMAQRQIAETLLSGTNGERRLMDVMHIGELLQEMSLQLEGEHTLIRWLAQQIAHPDHQSDAQQMRLESDKHLVQISTIHKSKGLEYKIVWLPFASNFLPQSKGLYHDRTDYGVRLDLNDSEENVALADEERLAEDLRLLYVALTRAIYHCSVGIAPLIKGNRKKSGETDLHLSALGYVIQKGQAGDYQLLNEMLAEISNDVIDVAVINQPKSERVLLEQNDRVNLSARAVTRHFNDHWRVTSYSGLSYGSSHTEAEESVSALQFANSLSPNMDIEASVDVEQQEDESLTLTPHQFPKGASPGTFLHSLMEEIDFSEPVSQEWLAEKLESSGFDLQWAPMLQEWLHAIVHAPLSEDGLCLSALRPQDQLDEMQFYLPIESMLSAGHLDKITHQYDPLSQRCPPLSFEKVQGILKGFIDLTFYWKGKFYLLDYKSNYLGEDASFYTQEAMAEAMIDHRYDLQYQLYSLALHRYLKQRMPNYDYETHFGGVYYLFLRGVDDVNSSNGIFFYRPIEAFIEALDSLFKNVQQGEPA
- the argA gene encoding amino-acid N-acetyltransferase; this translates as MKERSTELVDEFRHSVPYINAHRGKTFIIMLGGEAIAHENFPSIVNDIGLLHSLGIRIVVVYGARPQIEDILAEHKYDAVYHKHTRVTDANTLEYVKQASGALQLDITARLSMSLGNTPLQGAHINVVSGNFVIAQPLGVDDGIDYCHSGRIRRINEEAINNQLDNGSIVLIGPVAVSVTGESFNLTSEEIATQLAVKMKAEKLIGFCSSQGVADKEGNILSELFPNEAENRIQELESEGDYYSGTVRFLRGAAKACRRGVRRSHLLSYQENGSLIQELFSRDGIGTQIVMESAEQIRRANINDIGGILELIRPLEQQGILVRRSREQLEMEIDKFTIIERDNLVIACAALYPYPEEKLGEMACVAVHPDYRSSSRGEELLHRVAVQAKQFGLDKLFVLTTRSIHWFQERGFTPAEIEMLPMKKQALYNYQRRSKILILDLKNQADK